Proteins encoded in a region of the Zunongwangia endophytica genome:
- the sucC gene encoding ADP-forming succinate--CoA ligase subunit beta, giving the protein MNIHEYQGKEILSSFGVRTQRGIVAHNPEEAVKAAKELTEQTGTGWHVIKAQVHAGGRGKGGGVKLAKNLKEVEQIAGEIIGMNLVTPQTSAEGKKVHQVYIAEDVYYPGDNEPEEYYMSVLLNRATGRNMIMYSTEGGVDIETVAEETPHLIFTEEIDPATGLMPFQARRIAFNLGLSGTGFKEMTKFVMSLYTAFDKSDSSLFEINPVLKTSDDKILAVDAKVTLDDNALFRHKDYMEMRDKREENPTEVEAKEVGLNYVDLDGNVGCMVNGAGLAMATMDLIKQAGGEPANFLDVGGTADAKRVEEAFRLILKDDKVEAILVNIFGGIVRCDRVAQGIVDAYKNMGDAINVPIIVRLQGTNADIAKKLIDESGLAVSSAVQFQEAADKVQQVLS; this is encoded by the coding sequence ATGAACATACACGAATATCAAGGAAAAGAAATATTAAGCAGCTTCGGCGTACGTACCCAAAGAGGTATTGTAGCTCACAACCCAGAAGAAGCTGTAAAAGCCGCAAAAGAACTAACTGAACAAACCGGAACTGGATGGCATGTGATTAAAGCACAGGTTCATGCAGGTGGCCGTGGTAAAGGTGGCGGTGTTAAATTGGCTAAGAATCTTAAAGAAGTAGAGCAAATTGCGGGAGAAATCATTGGGATGAATCTTGTAACGCCTCAAACTTCTGCTGAAGGTAAAAAAGTTCACCAGGTATATATCGCAGAGGATGTTTACTATCCAGGAGATAACGAACCAGAAGAATATTACATGTCTGTACTACTTAACCGTGCTACAGGTCGTAATATGATTATGTATTCTACTGAAGGTGGTGTAGATATCGAAACTGTTGCTGAAGAAACTCCGCATTTAATTTTTACTGAAGAAATCGATCCTGCTACAGGATTAATGCCATTTCAGGCTAGAAGAATTGCTTTTAACCTGGGTCTTAGCGGAACTGGTTTTAAAGAAATGACAAAATTTGTGATGTCTCTTTATACTGCTTTCGACAAATCTGATTCTTCTTTATTCGAAATCAATCCTGTTTTAAAAACAAGTGATGATAAAATTTTAGCTGTAGATGCTAAAGTTACTTTAGATGATAACGCACTTTTCCGTCACAAAGACTATATGGAAATGCGTGATAAGCGTGAAGAAAACCCAACAGAGGTTGAAGCAAAAGAAGTTGGTCTTAATTACGTAGATCTAGACGGTAACGTAGGATGTATGGTAAACGGTGCTGGTCTTGCAATGGCAACGATGGATCTTATTAAGCAAGCTGGTGGTGAACCTGCAAACTTTCTAGATGTTGGAGGTACTGCAGATGCTAAGCGTGTAGAAGAAGCATTTAGACTTATCCTTAAGGATGATAAAGTTGAAGCTATTTTAGTTAATATTTTTGGAGGTATCGTACGTTGTGACCGTGTGGCACAAGGTATTGTAGATGCTTACAAAAATATGGGAGATGCCATCAATGTTCCTATTATCGTTAGATTACAAGGAACTAATGCAGATATCGCTAAAAAGCTTATCGACGAAAGTGGATTGGCAGTATCTAGTGCTGTACAATTCCAAGAAGCAGCTGATAAAGTACAACAAGTACTTTCATAA
- a CDS encoding MFS transporter: MNKALIALAIGGFGIGMTEFVIMGILPDVATALDITIPQAGHFISAYALGVVVGAPLLTGIGGKWPAHKTLLFLMLWFTVFNTLSAFANTYTLLLISRFLSGLPHGAFFGIGAVVASKLAKPGKEARAIATMFTGLTLANVIGVPLGTYFGHNFNWNIAFFLVGIVGICAILSIKFWMPELPKSSPDGIVKDFKVLKKLELWMVILLTTIGTGGFFAWYSYIAPLITDVAGHPESIVSYAMILAGLGMVTGNFIGAKLAESFSPIYAVLIALILMVIALVSNTYFAYDKVGVLVMTFLIGTIAFCLSTPVQMAVINSAKGSEMLGSSLNQSAFNMGNASGAYLAGLPIAAGYAYTSADFVGAGMASAGIVLTFVVIYLRKKNKTQTPSPAEA; encoded by the coding sequence ATGAATAAAGCGCTAATCGCATTAGCAATTGGAGGATTTGGTATTGGTATGACCGAATTTGTTATTATGGGAATTCTACCCGATGTAGCTACGGCATTGGATATTACCATACCACAGGCTGGACATTTTATTTCGGCTTATGCCCTGGGCGTTGTGGTAGGCGCTCCGCTATTAACCGGTATTGGCGGTAAATGGCCTGCTCATAAAACATTGCTCTTTTTGATGCTATGGTTTACCGTTTTTAACACGTTATCTGCTTTCGCTAATACTTATACGCTTTTGTTAATTTCAAGATTCCTATCTGGTTTACCACATGGCGCTTTCTTTGGGATTGGCGCGGTGGTTGCAAGCAAGCTTGCCAAGCCCGGTAAAGAAGCCAGAGCAATAGCTACGATGTTTACCGGCCTTACTTTAGCCAACGTTATAGGTGTACCATTAGGAACTTATTTTGGACATAACTTTAACTGGAATATTGCTTTCTTTCTAGTTGGAATCGTTGGGATTTGTGCTATTTTGAGTATAAAATTCTGGATGCCAGAATTGCCTAAAAGTTCTCCCGACGGGATAGTAAAAGACTTTAAAGTGCTTAAGAAACTGGAACTTTGGATGGTTATTTTACTAACGACCATTGGTACGGGAGGATTTTTTGCCTGGTATAGTTATATCGCACCTTTAATCACAGATGTTGCCGGCCACCCAGAAAGTATAGTGAGCTATGCCATGATATTAGCAGGTTTGGGAATGGTCACTGGAAACTTTATTGGTGCTAAATTAGCCGAAAGCTTCTCCCCTATTTATGCCGTATTAATTGCGCTGATATTAATGGTAATCGCGCTGGTATCTAATACCTACTTCGCTTATGATAAAGTTGGAGTATTGGTGATGACTTTTTTAATAGGAACTATTGCGTTTTGCCTTTCCACACCTGTACAGATGGCAGTGATCAATTCGGCTAAAGGATCTGAGATGTTGGGTTCTTCCCTAAATCAAAGTGCCTTTAATATGGGTAATGCTTCTGGCGCTTATCTTGCAGGATTGCCAATAGCTGCAGGATACGCATATACCTCGGCAGATTTTGTGGGAGCAGGTATGGCTAGTGCAGGGATTGTGTTAACTTTTGTCGTAATTTATCTTCGGAAGAAAAATAAAACGCAAACACCGAGTCCAGCTGAAGCTTAA
- the lysA gene encoding diaminopimelate decarboxylase, producing MTNQDLLAIANEYGSPVYVYDAEKIEAQYKRLTSAFSSVKNLRIHYAVKALSNISILKFLSKLGSGLDTVSIQEVRLGLKAGVDPSKIIYTPNGVSLEEIEEVAKLGVQINIDNLSILEQFGTRHPKTPVCIRINPHVMAGGNSKISVGHIDSKFGISIHQMPLLKRIVENTGMTINGIHMHTGSDILDIQVFIQASEILFDAARNFDNLEFIDFGSGFKVPYKPGDIETDIEELGAELSKRFKSFCKEYGKDLTLAFEPGKYLVSESGKFLAKVNVIKQTTSTVFAGIDTGFNHLIRPMFYGSHHEISNISNPDGKQRFYSVVGYICETDTFASNRRISEITEGDLLAFSNSGAYCYSMSSNFNSRFRPAEVLWYNGEAHLIRERETFEDLLKHQIELDFSKKVEA from the coding sequence ATGACAAATCAAGATCTTCTTGCAATTGCAAATGAATATGGAAGCCCGGTTTATGTTTACGATGCTGAAAAGATTGAAGCACAATATAAACGCCTAACCAGCGCATTTAGCAGTGTTAAAAACCTTCGAATTCATTATGCTGTAAAAGCGCTTTCTAATATTTCAATTCTGAAGTTTTTAAGTAAATTAGGAAGCGGGTTAGATACGGTGAGCATTCAGGAAGTTCGTCTTGGACTGAAGGCTGGCGTAGATCCTTCAAAAATTATCTATACGCCAAATGGGGTTTCGCTAGAAGAAATTGAAGAAGTTGCAAAACTTGGCGTGCAGATCAATATTGATAATCTATCGATTTTAGAACAATTTGGTACCCGCCATCCTAAAACTCCGGTTTGTATTAGGATCAACCCTCATGTAATGGCAGGAGGAAATTCCAAAATTTCAGTAGGACATATCGATTCTAAATTTGGTATTTCAATTCATCAAATGCCTTTATTAAAGAGAATTGTTGAAAATACTGGAATGACTATAAACGGAATTCACATGCATACGGGTAGTGATATTCTAGATATTCAGGTATTTATTCAGGCTTCAGAAATTTTATTTGATGCCGCCAGAAATTTCGATAATCTTGAATTTATTGATTTTGGCAGTGGTTTTAAAGTACCTTATAAGCCTGGCGATATAGAAACTGATATTGAAGAATTAGGAGCAGAATTATCGAAAAGATTTAAGTCTTTTTGTAAGGAATACGGCAAAGATCTAACACTAGCTTTTGAGCCAGGAAAATACCTTGTAAGCGAATCTGGAAAGTTTTTAGCAAAAGTAAATGTGATAAAACAAACCACCTCTACAGTTTTTGCGGGCATCGATACTGGTTTTAATCATTTGATAAGGCCAATGTTTTACGGCTCGCATCACGAAATTTCCAATATCTCTAATCCTGATGGCAAACAAAGATTTTATTCGGTGGTAGGATATATTTGCGAAACCGACACTTTCGCTTCTAACCGAAGAATTTCTGAAATTACCGAAGGTGATTTATTGGCTTTTAGCAATTCTGGAGCCTATTGTTACTCGATGTCTAGTAATTTTAATTCGAGATTCCGTCCTGCTGAAGTTCTATGGTATAACGGAGAAGCGCATCTTATACGAGAAAGAGAAACTTTTGAAGATCTTTTAAAACATCAAATTGAACTTGACTTTTCCAAAAAAGTCGAAGCCTAA
- a CDS encoding PLD nuclease N-terminal domain-containing protein, whose amino-acid sequence MNFIDQELQFFILQSLGLLAIMFPAFCILSIVRNSRAFKKKGKLMWTLVVILLPIIGSFLYLSIGRDQVLNTEVRSDIR is encoded by the coding sequence ATGAATTTTATAGATCAAGAACTTCAATTCTTTATACTGCAATCCTTAGGATTGTTAGCTATAATGTTTCCTGCATTTTGCATTCTTAGCATTGTAAGAAATTCTCGTGCATTTAAGAAGAAAGGAAAATTAATGTGGACTTTAGTTGTAATTCTGCTTCCTATTATTGGATCATTTCTTTATTTATCTATAGGAAGAGATCAGGTTTTAAATACTGAGGTTCGATCTGACATTCGATAA
- a CDS encoding GMP reductase produces the protein MRIEQDLKLGFKDVMIRPKRSTLKSRSQVSLERTYTFLHAKMTWTGIPIMAANMDTVGTFDMAKKLAEKKLFTAIHKHYTIEEWKTFLEETSPELKNYIAVSTGTGEEDSKKLKEILSLSKDLKFICIDVANGYSEHFVEFLEKTRENFPEKVIIAGNVVTGEMVEELLIAGADIVKVGIGPGSVCTTRVKTGVGYPQLSAIIECADAAHGLGGQIISDGGCAIPGDIAKAFGAGADFVMLGGMLAGHDESGGDIIELDGNKFKRFYGMSSNTAMDKHAGGVAEYRASEGKTVEVPYRGAVENTLQDILGGLRSTCTYVGASRLKELTKRTTFIRVAEQENTVYK, from the coding sequence ATGAGAATTGAGCAGGATTTAAAACTGGGATTTAAAGATGTCATGATACGCCCAAAACGTTCTACCTTAAAAAGTAGATCACAGGTAAGCTTAGAGAGAACCTATACTTTTCTACATGCAAAAATGACCTGGACGGGGATACCAATCATGGCTGCGAATATGGATACCGTGGGAACTTTTGATATGGCAAAAAAGTTAGCTGAGAAAAAATTGTTTACGGCAATCCATAAGCATTATACAATTGAAGAATGGAAAACTTTTCTTGAAGAAACATCACCAGAACTTAAAAATTATATAGCAGTAAGTACAGGAACGGGGGAAGAAGATTCTAAGAAACTAAAAGAAATTTTATCGCTTTCTAAAGATTTAAAATTTATCTGCATTGATGTTGCAAATGGTTATTCTGAACATTTTGTAGAATTTTTGGAAAAAACCAGAGAGAATTTTCCTGAAAAAGTAATAATTGCCGGAAATGTGGTTACTGGTGAAATGGTCGAAGAGCTTCTTATAGCTGGTGCTGATATTGTAAAAGTTGGAATTGGGCCGGGTTCGGTTTGTACCACAAGAGTAAAGACGGGTGTGGGTTACCCACAATTATCTGCGATTATCGAATGTGCCGATGCAGCCCATGGATTGGGAGGGCAAATAATTAGCGACGGTGGTTGCGCAATTCCCGGTGATATCGCGAAAGCGTTTGGAGCAGGTGCAGATTTTGTGATGTTGGGCGGAATGTTAGCCGGGCACGATGAAAGTGGCGGAGATATTATCGAATTAGATGGTAATAAATTTAAGCGTTTTTATGGGATGAGTTCTAACACTGCTATGGATAAACATGCTGGCGGTGTCGCTGAATATAGAGCAAGTGAAGGGAAAACTGTAGAAGTACCTTATCGGGGAGCAGTTGAAAATACCCTACAGGATATTCTGGGCGGGCTTAGAAGTACTTGTACCTATGTTGGTGCAAGCCGATTAAAAGAGCTTACCAAAAGGACTACATTTATTAGAGTGGCAGAACAAGAAAATACAGTATATAAGTAA
- a CDS encoding NUDIX domain-containing protein, producing the protein MKKIEIIEKKVLSNEWAILNEYVYSFERKDGSRQIHNREVYDKGDGSAIILYNEETNKIILTRQFRIPSYVNGNKDGYLIEACAGLLDGLTPEECVVKETEEETGYRIETPKRLFHSYMVAGAVTEIIYFFVAPYNESMKVGKGGGLESEGEEIEILEVDFNEAYDMIATGEIVDAKTIILLQHMKINKIL; encoded by the coding sequence TTGAAGAAAATTGAAATAATAGAAAAGAAAGTGCTGTCGAATGAATGGGCTATATTAAACGAATATGTTTATAGCTTTGAACGTAAAGATGGCTCAAGGCAAATTCACAATCGTGAAGTTTATGATAAAGGAGACGGCTCTGCCATTATTCTTTATAATGAAGAAACCAATAAAATAATACTTACTCGCCAATTTAGAATACCCAGTTACGTAAACGGAAATAAAGACGGTTATTTAATTGAAGCTTGCGCCGGACTTTTGGATGGCCTCACTCCAGAGGAATGTGTAGTAAAAGAAACTGAAGAAGAAACCGGATATAGAATAGAAACTCCTAAAAGACTATTTCACTCCTACATGGTCGCCGGTGCTGTAACTGAAATAATTTATTTTTTCGTTGCTCCATATAATGAGTCTATGAAAGTAGGAAAAGGAGGCGGACTAGAATCGGAGGGTGAAGAAATAGAAATTTTAGAGGTGGATTTCAACGAAGCATACGATATGATTGCTACCGGCGAAATAGTCGATGCAAAAACTATCATCCTTTTACAGCACATGAAGATAAATAAGATTCTATAA
- a CDS encoding pentapeptide repeat-containing protein, protein MTNRVYCDEEEFVNENFQNTTFKKGEYEYCIFKNCNFNGVNLATVSFLECEFLDCDFSNANITNTQFNQVQFDACKMMGLNFDACNPFLLSFSFSHSTIDFSSFYNLKLKNTNFESCSLKEVDFTNGDFSSSYFTDCNLQGAIFENSNLEKCDFRSAKNFNIHPTQNQIAKAVFASDNLVGLLNSFNIKIE, encoded by the coding sequence ATGACCAACAGAGTTTATTGTGATGAAGAAGAATTTGTCAACGAAAACTTTCAAAACACAACCTTTAAAAAAGGCGAATATGAATATTGCATTTTTAAGAATTGTAATTTCAACGGTGTAAATTTAGCAACAGTTAGTTTCTTAGAATGTGAATTTTTAGACTGTGATTTTAGTAATGCTAACATTACGAACACTCAGTTTAATCAGGTGCAATTTGATGCCTGCAAAATGATGGGACTCAATTTTGATGCTTGCAATCCTTTTCTGCTATCATTTTCTTTTTCCCATTCAACTATAGACTTTTCGTCTTTTTACAATCTAAAACTTAAGAATACTAATTTTGAAAGTTGCTCCCTAAAAGAAGTAGATTTCACGAATGGCGATTTTTCATCTTCATATTTTACCGACTGCAATCTACAGGGTGCCATTTTTGAAAATAGCAATTTGGAGAAATGCGATTTTAGATCGGCTAAAAACTTCAATATTCATCCCACTCAAAATCAAATTGCAAAAGCAGTATTTGCTTCAGATAACTTAGTAGGGTTATTAAACAGTTTCAATATTAAAATCGAATAA
- a CDS encoding aminotransferase class IV yields MIHGTHNAIEDPRNADIKIMINDELFDRNDAKISVFDSGYLVGDGIWEAFRLYKGHLAFSDMHLERLWSAAASVGMIFPFSKEELLDKVWKVVEANKMNNDVHVRVMITRGIKKTPSQDPRLTISGPNVVIIAEHKKANKESKEKGITLFTSTIRRGSPDYLDPRLNCHSKLHEVQALVQAIEAGADEALMLDINGFVSTCNATNFFIVRNNEVWTSTGEYCMNGITRQNVIRVCEKHNISCKQKYFSLFDVYSADEAFVTGTFGGLTPVTKIDGRIIGEGNFGDFTKKLSNFYEQLIEEECS; encoded by the coding sequence ATGATTCACGGCACACATAACGCGATCGAAGATCCACGAAATGCAGACATAAAAATTATGATCAATGATGAGTTGTTTGATCGTAATGACGCAAAAATCTCTGTGTTTGATAGTGGTTATTTGGTTGGTGATGGTATTTGGGAAGCCTTCAGGTTGTATAAAGGCCATCTAGCTTTTTCAGACATGCACTTAGAAAGGCTATGGAGTGCGGCTGCTAGTGTAGGTATGATCTTCCCTTTTTCTAAAGAAGAATTACTTGATAAAGTTTGGAAAGTCGTAGAAGCTAATAAAATGAATAATGATGTTCATGTGCGGGTGATGATTACTAGAGGAATAAAAAAAACACCTTCACAGGATCCAAGATTAACTATTAGTGGACCAAATGTGGTTATCATTGCTGAACATAAAAAGGCCAATAAAGAAAGTAAAGAAAAAGGAATCACACTTTTTACAAGTACTATTAGACGAGGAAGTCCCGATTATCTGGATCCTCGATTAAATTGCCATTCTAAATTACATGAAGTACAGGCTTTAGTGCAAGCAATAGAAGCTGGCGCCGATGAAGCGCTGATGTTAGACATTAATGGTTTTGTAAGCACCTGTAATGCTACTAACTTTTTTATAGTACGCAATAACGAAGTTTGGACATCTACAGGAGAATATTGTATGAATGGTATTACCCGACAAAACGTTATACGAGTTTGCGAAAAACATAATATTAGCTGTAAACAAAAGTATTTCTCTTTATTCGATGTTTATAGTGCAGATGAAGCTTTTGTTACCGGCACGTTTGGTGGCTTAACTCCTGTTACTAAAATTGATGGTAGAATTATCGGAGAAGGCAACTTTGGTGATTTCACTAAAAAACTAAGCAATTTCTACGAGCAATTAATCGAAGAAGAATGTTCTTAA
- a CDS encoding sulfotransferase family protein yields MSDQKIKRICLWSCPRNISTATMYSFAQRKDTKVFDEPLYAYYLKQTNSNYHPGTQEIINSMESDGNKVVDMMLNNNEKPVLFFKNMTHHLLDLDTSFLKEVTNVLLTRDPKDMIPSFNQVIENPTMQDVGYSAHTKILKELDTLNAKTIVLDSTETLKNPEAKLKILCDFIGITFDSNMLSWKAGAIPEDGVWAPYWYTNVHKSTGFNKYVPKKKDFPEHLQPLLEECIPHYEVLKNRSI; encoded by the coding sequence ATGAGTGATCAAAAAATTAAAAGAATATGCCTGTGGTCCTGCCCTCGTAATATTTCTACTGCGACGATGTATTCTTTTGCTCAGCGCAAAGACACCAAAGTTTTTGATGAACCACTTTACGCCTATTATTTAAAGCAAACAAATTCAAACTATCACCCGGGTACTCAGGAAATCATAAATAGTATGGAATCTGATGGCAACAAGGTGGTAGATATGATGCTTAATAATAATGAAAAACCTGTGCTATTTTTTAAGAATATGACGCATCATTTATTAGATCTCGATACCTCATTTTTAAAAGAAGTCACTAATGTGTTACTTACTCGTGATCCTAAAGATATGATTCCTTCTTTCAACCAGGTTATTGAAAATCCTACAATGCAAGACGTTGGCTATTCAGCACATACTAAAATCTTAAAAGAACTCGATACCTTAAATGCTAAAACCATCGTATTAGATTCTACCGAAACTTTAAAAAATCCGGAAGCGAAGCTAAAAATACTATGTGATTTTATAGGAATTACTTTCGATAGCAATATGCTGAGTTGGAAGGCTGGCGCTATTCCAGAAGATGGGGTTTGGGCACCTTATTGGTACACTAATGTCCATAAGTCGACCGGCTTCAATAAATATGTACCAAAAAAGAAAGATTTTCCAGAGCATTTACAGCCTTTACTAGAAGAATGTATTCCGCATTACGAAGTTCTAAAAAATAGATCAATTTAA